A single genomic interval of Nomascus leucogenys isolate Asia chromosome 3, Asia_NLE_v1, whole genome shotgun sequence harbors:
- the BAG3 gene encoding BAG family molecular chaperone regulator 3 isoform X2, whose translation MSAATHSPMMQVASGNGDRDPLPPGWEIKIDPQTGWPFFVDHNSRTTTWNDPRVPSEGPKETPSSANGPSREGSRLPPAREGHPVYPQLRPGYIPIPVLHEGAENRQAHPFHAYPQPGMQRFRTEAAAVAPQRSQSPLRGMPETTQPDKQCGQVAAAAAAQPPASHGPERSQSPAASDCSSSSSSASLPSSGRSSLGSHQLPRGYISIPVIHEQNVTRPAAQPSFHQAQKTHYPAQQGEYQTHQPVYHKIQGDDWEPRPLRAASPFRSSVQGASSREGSPARSSTPLHSPSPIRVHTVVDRPQPMTHRETAPVPQPENKPESKPGPVVPELPPGHVPIQVIRKEADSKPVSQKPPPPSEKVEVKVPPAPVPCPSPSPGPSAVPSSPKNVATEERAAPSTAPAEATPPKPGEAEAPPKHPGVLKVEAILEKVQGLEQAVDNFEGKKTDKKYLMIEEYLTKELLALDSVDPEGRADVRQARRDGVRKVQTILEKLEQKAIDVPGQVQVYELQPSNLEADQPLQAIMEMGAVAADKGKKNAGNAEDPHTETQQPEATAAATSNPSSTTDTPGNPTAP comes from the exons ATGAGCGCCGCCACCCACTCGCCCATGATGCAGGTGGCGTCCGGCAACGGTGACCGcgaccctctgcctcccggctggGAGATCAAGATCGACCCGCAGACCGGCTGGCCCTTCTTCGTGGACCACAACAGCCGCACCACTACGTGGAACGACCCGCGCGTGCCCTCCGAGGGCCCCAAG GAGACTCCATCCTCTGCCAATGGCCCTTCCCGGGAGGGCTCTAGGCTGCCGCCTGCTAGGGAAGGCCACCCTGTGTACCCCCAGCTCCGACCAGGCTACATTCCCATTCCCGTGCTCCATGAAGGCGCTGAGAACCGGCAGGCGCACCCTTTCCATGCCTATCCCCAGCCTGGGATGCAGCGATTCCGAACTGAGGCGGCAGCAGTGGCTCCTCAGAGATCCCAGTCACCTCTGCGGGGCATGCCAGAAACCACTCAGCCAGATAAACAGTGTGGACAGgtggcagcggcggcggcagcccagcccccagcctcccacGGACCTGAG CGGTCCCAGTCTCCAGCTGCCTCCGACTGCTCATCCTCATCCTCCTCGGCCAGCCTGCCTTCCTCTGGCAGGAGCAGCCTGGGCAGTCACCAGCTCCCGCGGGGGTACATCTCCATTCCGGTGATACACGAGCAGAACGTTACCCGGCCAGCAGCCCAGCCCTCCTTCCACCAAGCCCAGAAGACGCACTACCCAGCGCAGCAGGGGGAGTACCAGACCCACCAGCCTGTGTACCACAAGATCCAGGGGGATGACTGGGAGCCCCGGCCCCTTCGGGCGGCATCCCCATTCAGGTCATCTGTCCAGGGTGCATCGAGCCGGGAGGGCTCACCAGCCAGGAGCAGCACGCCACTCCACTCCCCCTCGCCCATCCGTGTGCACACCGTGGTCGACAGGCCTCAG CCCATGACCCATCGAGAAACTGCACCTGTTCCCCAGCCTGAAAACAAACCAGAAAGTAAGCCAGGCCCAGTTGTACCAGAACTCCCTCCTGGACACGTCCCAATTCAAGTGATCCGCAAAGAGGCGGATTCTAAACCTGTTTCCCAGAAGCCCCCACCTCCCTCTGAGAAGGTAGAGGTGAAAGTTCCCCCTGCTCCAGTACCTTGTCCTTCTCCCAGCCCTGGCCCTTCTGCTGTCCCCTCTTCCCCCAAGAATGTGGCTACAGAAGAGAGGGCAGCCCCCAGCACTGCCCCTGCAGAAGCTACACCTCCAAAACCAGGAGAAGCTGAGGCTCCCCCAAAACATCCAGGAGTGCTGAAAGTGGAAGCCATCCTGGAGAAGGTGCAGGGGCTGGAGCAGGCTGTAGACAACTTTGAAGGCAAGAAGACTGACAAAAAGTACCTGATGATTGAAGAGTATTTGACCAAAGAGCTGCTGGCCCTGGATTCAGTGGACCCCGAGGGACGAGCCGATGTGCGTCAGGCCAGGAGAGACGGTGTCAGGAAGGTTCAGACCATCTTGGAAAAACTTGAACAGAAAGCCATTGATGTCCCAGGTCAAGTCCAGGTCTATGAACTCCAGCCCAGCAACCTTGAAGCGGATCAGCCACTGCAGGCAATCATGGAGATGGGTGCCGTGGCAGCAGACAAGGGCAAGAAAAATGCTGGAAATGCAGAAGATCCCCACACAGAAACCCAGCAGCCAGAAGCCACAGCAGCAGCGACTTCAAACCCCAGCAGCACGACAGACACCCCTGGTAACCCAACAGCACCGTAG
- the BAG3 gene encoding BAG family molecular chaperone regulator 3 isoform X1 → MSAATHSPMMQVASGNGDRDPLPPGWEIKIDPQTGWPFFVDHNSRTTTWNDPRVPSEGPKETPSSANGPSREGSRLPPAREGHPVYPQLRPGYIPIPVLHEGAENRQAHPFHAYPQPGMQRFRTEAAAVAPQRSQSPLRGMPETTQPDKQCGQVAAAAAAQPPASHGPERSQSPAASDCSSSSSSASLPSSGRSSLGSHQLPRGYISIPVIHEQNVTRPAAQPSFHQAQKTHYPAQQGEYQTHQPVYHKIQGDDWEPRPLRAASPFRSSVQGASSREGSPARSSTPLHSPSPIRVHTVVDRPQQPMTHRETAPVPQPENKPESKPGPVVPELPPGHVPIQVIRKEADSKPVSQKPPPPSEKVEVKVPPAPVPCPSPSPGPSAVPSSPKNVATEERAAPSTAPAEATPPKPGEAEAPPKHPGVLKVEAILEKVQGLEQAVDNFEGKKTDKKYLMIEEYLTKELLALDSVDPEGRADVRQARRDGVRKVQTILEKLEQKAIDVPGQVQVYELQPSNLEADQPLQAIMEMGAVAADKGKKNAGNAEDPHTETQQPEATAAATSNPSSTTDTPGNPTAP, encoded by the exons ATGAGCGCCGCCACCCACTCGCCCATGATGCAGGTGGCGTCCGGCAACGGTGACCGcgaccctctgcctcccggctggGAGATCAAGATCGACCCGCAGACCGGCTGGCCCTTCTTCGTGGACCACAACAGCCGCACCACTACGTGGAACGACCCGCGCGTGCCCTCCGAGGGCCCCAAG GAGACTCCATCCTCTGCCAATGGCCCTTCCCGGGAGGGCTCTAGGCTGCCGCCTGCTAGGGAAGGCCACCCTGTGTACCCCCAGCTCCGACCAGGCTACATTCCCATTCCCGTGCTCCATGAAGGCGCTGAGAACCGGCAGGCGCACCCTTTCCATGCCTATCCCCAGCCTGGGATGCAGCGATTCCGAACTGAGGCGGCAGCAGTGGCTCCTCAGAGATCCCAGTCACCTCTGCGGGGCATGCCAGAAACCACTCAGCCAGATAAACAGTGTGGACAGgtggcagcggcggcggcagcccagcccccagcctcccacGGACCTGAG CGGTCCCAGTCTCCAGCTGCCTCCGACTGCTCATCCTCATCCTCCTCGGCCAGCCTGCCTTCCTCTGGCAGGAGCAGCCTGGGCAGTCACCAGCTCCCGCGGGGGTACATCTCCATTCCGGTGATACACGAGCAGAACGTTACCCGGCCAGCAGCCCAGCCCTCCTTCCACCAAGCCCAGAAGACGCACTACCCAGCGCAGCAGGGGGAGTACCAGACCCACCAGCCTGTGTACCACAAGATCCAGGGGGATGACTGGGAGCCCCGGCCCCTTCGGGCGGCATCCCCATTCAGGTCATCTGTCCAGGGTGCATCGAGCCGGGAGGGCTCACCAGCCAGGAGCAGCACGCCACTCCACTCCCCCTCGCCCATCCGTGTGCACACCGTGGTCGACAGGCCTCAG CAGCCCATGACCCATCGAGAAACTGCACCTGTTCCCCAGCCTGAAAACAAACCAGAAAGTAAGCCAGGCCCAGTTGTACCAGAACTCCCTCCTGGACACGTCCCAATTCAAGTGATCCGCAAAGAGGCGGATTCTAAACCTGTTTCCCAGAAGCCCCCACCTCCCTCTGAGAAGGTAGAGGTGAAAGTTCCCCCTGCTCCAGTACCTTGTCCTTCTCCCAGCCCTGGCCCTTCTGCTGTCCCCTCTTCCCCCAAGAATGTGGCTACAGAAGAGAGGGCAGCCCCCAGCACTGCCCCTGCAGAAGCTACACCTCCAAAACCAGGAGAAGCTGAGGCTCCCCCAAAACATCCAGGAGTGCTGAAAGTGGAAGCCATCCTGGAGAAGGTGCAGGGGCTGGAGCAGGCTGTAGACAACTTTGAAGGCAAGAAGACTGACAAAAAGTACCTGATGATTGAAGAGTATTTGACCAAAGAGCTGCTGGCCCTGGATTCAGTGGACCCCGAGGGACGAGCCGATGTGCGTCAGGCCAGGAGAGACGGTGTCAGGAAGGTTCAGACCATCTTGGAAAAACTTGAACAGAAAGCCATTGATGTCCCAGGTCAAGTCCAGGTCTATGAACTCCAGCCCAGCAACCTTGAAGCGGATCAGCCACTGCAGGCAATCATGGAGATGGGTGCCGTGGCAGCAGACAAGGGCAAGAAAAATGCTGGAAATGCAGAAGATCCCCACACAGAAACCCAGCAGCCAGAAGCCACAGCAGCAGCGACTTCAAACCCCAGCAGCACGACAGACACCCCTGGTAACCCAACAGCACCGTAG